A part of Periophthalmus magnuspinnatus isolate fPerMag1 chromosome 19, fPerMag1.2.pri, whole genome shotgun sequence genomic DNA contains:
- the scd gene encoding acyl-CoA desaturase, protein MPFAPLHLSLLWGFFTVFSDPRRSCTFYKSRIIQTGDMTEAEVAENQPQSSAHSDVHSEDAFDPTYREKEGPKPPLNIVWKNVILMGLLHLGALYGVFLIPSASLNTLLWTLLCYIISALGITAGAHRLWSHRSYKASLPLRIFLGVANSMAFQNDIFEWARDHRVHHKYSESDADPHNAKRGFFFAHIGWLLVRKHPDVIEKGGKLQLQDLTSDPVVRFQRKNYKLSVVLMCFLVPTLVPWYFWGESLWVSYFVPSLLRYTVVLNATWLVNSAAHMWGNRPYDKNINPRENKFVAFSAIGEGFHNYHHTFPYDYASSEFGCKVNLTTCFIDTMCWLGLASDRKRVTRDLIHSRIQRTGDGTHRG, encoded by the exons ATGCCTTTTGCGCCGCTGCATCTGTCACTTCTGTGGGGATTTTTCACCGTGTTTTCTGACCCACGCCGCTCGTGCACCTTTTACAAATCG CGCATCATCCAAACAGGCGACATGACAGAAGCGGAGGTGGCGGAGAACCAGCCCCAGAGCAGCGCGCACTCGGACGTCCACAGTGAGGACGCGTTCGATCCCACGTATCGAGAGAAGGAAGGGCCCAAGCCGCCGCTCAACATCGTGTGGAAAAACGTGATTCTCATGGGGCTGCTGCATCTGGGCGCGCTCTACGGCGTCTTCCTGATCCCCTCCGCGTCCCTGAACACCCTGCTCTGGA ccCTCCTGTGCTACATCATCAGTGCTTTGGGGATCACGGCTGGAGCTCATCGTCTCTGGAGTCACAGGTCGTACAAAGCGTCGCTCCCTCTGAGGATCTTCCTCGGAGTCGCCAACTCCATGGCTTTTCAG AACGACATCTTCGAGTGGGCGCGCGATCACCGGGTCCACCACAAATACTCCGAGTCGGACGCAGATCCTCACAACGCCAAACGCGGCTTTTTCTTCGCTCACATCGGATGGCTCCTCGTCCGGAAACATCCCGACGTCATCGAGAAGGGAGGCAAGCTGCAGCTGCAggacctgacctctgaccccgtcGTGCGCTTTCAGAGGAA GAACTAcaagctgtccgtggtgctcaTGTGCTTCCTCGTGCCCACCCTGGTGCCGTGGTACTTTTGGGGCGAGTCTCTGTGGGTGTCGTACTTTGTCCCGTCTCTCCTGCGGTACACGGTGGTCCTGAACGCCACGTGGCTCGTGAACAGCGCCGCTCACATGTGGGGCAACAGACCCTACGACAAGAACATCAACCCCCGAGAGAACAAGTTTGTGGCCTTCAGCGCCATCG GCGAGGGTTTCCATAACTACCACCACACGTTCCCGTACGACTACGCCTCCAGCGAGTTCGGCTGCAAAGTCAACCTCACCACCTGCTTCATAGACACCATGTGCTGGTTGGGCCTGGCCTCGGACCGCAAACGCGTGACCCGGGACCTCATCCACTCCAGAATACAGCGCACCGGAGACGGGACGCACCGTGGCTGA